One Colias croceus chromosome 28, ilColCroc2.1 DNA window includes the following coding sequences:
- the LOC123704009 gene encoding uncharacterized protein LOC123704009 has translation MEAIPTLRTYLIGNRFTKKTFPGLLHHIQYHLCRSSTNMLLKIENQLLQRHRQRETTGIKKLYNSFFVLF, from the coding sequence ATGGAGGCCATTCCCACGCTGCGAACGTATCTAATCGGCAACCGCTTCACGAAGAAAACGTTCCCCGGCCTACTGCACCACATACAGTACCACCTCTGCAGGTCCAGCACCAACATGCTGTTGAAGATCGAGAACCAGCTGCTCCAGAGACACCGGCAGCGAGAGACCACCGGCATCAAGAAGCTGTACAATTCGTTCTTCGTGCTGTTCTAA
- the LOC123704012 gene encoding transcription factor CP2: MEYFGTDRDCIMHEGGRKEDLAWESSVRLSLVGTEDFGMFLEEREGRKRKWGEGRGRREEGDDREQRKVPPKKIMASLGEMGGSATSSSSSHMSPGWQVNDLDLDLPGELSMNDALLSLPSLAVFKQEAPSPTGTVLSPPRRAWPRRPDDRQITNMAIDNREPMDEGCQPSPPHNNMMSQHSSSPENMQCQPSMPAAMMNTNGYHSPNENDNKSLLMCSPSAFDGFLQSPIQRSETSYKDDSRFQYVLAAATSIATKQNEETLTYLNQGQPYEIKLKKLGDLSHSKGKILKSVIKICFHERRLQYMEREQIAQWHAQRPGERIIEVDVPLSYGVTRVEQPAALNALHVYWDPTKDVGVYIKVNCISTEFTAKKHGGEKGVPFRIQVETYLASEELIRLHAAACQIKVFKLKGADRKHKQDREKVMRRPPADLDKYQPGCEATVLTTLSSDALMPPPSLVTTSPPYSPEMCTAPKVTSPVLVNKPALSQPSLITSTNRMKPLYCQDGGEVKVAAPACHSPDAILPDLPNAPEDADKNNGLCKDASSSDTQAWLARHRFAQHAATFANFSGADLLRLSRDDIIQICGLADGIRLYNALHAKRIEPRLTVYVCAGGTGTGTGATGTGATGTGTGGVYSALYLHACRAAELLAKLRALPHAAAKDCDTVLVSGPNGARVRLTDELVRHLPDSSTYRLELIEDNALLLSPTGN, encoded by the exons ATGGAATATTTTGGTACAGACAGGGACTGTATTATGCATGAGGGTGGTAGGAAGGAGGACTTGGCTTGGGAGTCGAGCGTGAGGCTCTCGCTGGTCGGCACGGAGGACTTCGGCATGTTCCTCGAGGAGCGGGAGGGGAGGAAGAGGAAGTGGGGCGAGGGGAGGGGTAGGCGCGAGGAGGGGGACGACAGGGAGCAGAGGAAGGTGCCGCCCAAGAAAATTATGG CCTCCCTCGGCGAGATGGGTGGCAGCGCTACGAGCTCGTCCTCGTCACACATGTCGCCGGGATGGCAGGTCAACGACCTCGACTTGGATCTACCTGGAGAGCTGTCTATGAA TGATGCTCTCCTATCGTTGCCGTCTCTGGCGGTGTTCAAACAAGAGGCGCCGTCCCCCACGGGGACCGTGCTCTCGCCGCCGCGGAGGGCGTGGCCTCGCAGACCGGATGATAGACAG ATAACAAACATGGCGATCGACAACCGTGAGCCGATGGACGAGGGCTGCCAACCGTCGCCGCCACACAACAATATGATGAGCCAGCATT CTAGCAGCCCGGAAAATATGCAGTGTCAGCCGTCAATGCCGGCGGCCATGATGAATACGAACGGCTATCATTCGCCcaatgaaaatgataataaaa GTCTGCTAATGTGTTCGCCGTCAGCGTTCGATGGATTTTTACAATCGCCAATACAACGCTCTGAGACCAGCTATAAAGATGATTCGAG ATTTCAATATGTGCTAGCGGCCGCTACATCTATAGCGACAAAACAAAATGAAGAAACATTGACATATTTGAATCAAGGACAGCCTTATGAGATAAAATTGAAGAAATTGGGCGATCTCTCGCACTCCAAGGGGAAGATATTGAAG agtgttataaaaatatgtttccaCGAGCGTCGGTTACAATACATGGAGAGGGAACAGATAGCGCAGTGGCACGCGCAGCGACCCGGCGAGAGAATAATTGAG GTAGACGTACCGCTATCGTACGGAGTGACTCGCGTCGAACAACCGGCGGCTCTAAACGCACTGCACGTGTATTGGGACCCCACTAAAGATGTCGGCGTTTATATAAAG GTGAACTGTATTTCCACGGAGTTCACAGCGAAGAAACATGGCGGTGAAAAAGGCGTACCTTTTCGTATACAAGTAGAAACATATCTAGCGAGCGAGGAGTTAATTCGCTTGCATGCAGCCGCTTGCCAGATTAAA GTGTTCAAATTAAAAGGCGCAGATAGGAAGCACAAGCAAGACAGAGAGAAGGTCATGAGACGACCGCCGGCCGATTTGGACAAATACCAACCCGGGTGTGAAGCCACTGTGCTAACTACG CTATCGAGTGACGCTTTGATGCCACCGCCATCGCTGGTGACCACTTCACCACCTTATTCGCCAGAAATGTG CACCGCACCAAAAGTGACTAGCCCGGTGCTAGTCAATAAGCCTGCGTTGTCACAAccat ctCTCATCACATCAACCAACCGGATGAAACCTCTATACTGCCAAGA TGGTGGTGAGGTAAAGGTAGCGGCGCCGGCTTGCCACTCGCCCGACGCCATTTTGCCAGATTTGCCAAACGCACCGGAAGATGCTGACAAG AACAACGGTCTGTGCAAGGACGCATCGTCGTCTGACACGCAGGCGTGGCTCGCGCGGCACCGCTTCGCTCAGCACGCGGCCACGTTTGCCAACTTCTCCGGTGCCGATTTGTTgag ATTGTCCCGAGATGATATAATACAGATCTGCGGATTGGCGGACGGCATTCGTCTGTACAACGCTTTGCATGCCAA GCGCATCGAGCCACGCCTCACTGTGTACGTGTGCGCAGGCGGTACCGGTACAGGTACAGGTGCAACAGGTACAGGTGCAACAGGTACAGGTACAGGTGGCGTGTACAGCGCTCTGTACCTGCACGCGTGCCGTGCGGCCGAACTGCTGGCGAAACTGCGCGCACTGCCACATGCCGCCGCTAAG gATTGTGACACGGTCCTGGTATCCGGGCCGAACGGGGCCAGAGTTCGTCTGACGGACGAACTAGTTCGACACTTGCCAGACAGTTCGACGTACCGGCTCGAACTTATCGAAGATAACGCTCTGTTGCTTAGCCCTACTGGTAATTAG